In a single window of the Limnochorda sp. L945t genome:
- a CDS encoding FAD-binding oxidoreductase encodes MAAGEVWLRELEAIGGPGDVVVRPGDLAAYGYDATPGYRGVPDAVVFVRSTEQVQEVVRLARRHRLPVIARGSGTNLSGGTVPVSGGIVVAFARMNRILEIDEANLTVTVEPGVLTAQIHQAVEERGLFYPPDPGSMAISTIGGNVAENAGGLRGLKYGVTGDYVMGLDAVLASGELVRTGGKNVKDVAGYDLTSLFVGSEGTLGIVTRVTLKLLPLPEYRRVAVATFGAVEAAARAVSRIIAARIVPATLEFLDRGTIGAVEDYAHVGLPTGVEAMLLMAQDGPQPVVDRDVERMAVLCREEGALDVQVAASPQEGDRLMAARRFALSALARRRPTTILEDATVPRSRLAEMVRAIQRAARRHEVEICTFGHAGDGNLHPTCLTDERDPAEMERVEAAFEEIFAAAVDLGGTITGEHGVGLSKRSYLGWKLGETGLGVLRAVKQALDPEGILNPGKVVPETTRRRQVVRSA; translated from the coding sequence GTGGCAGCAGGCGAAGTGTGGCTGCGGGAGCTCGAGGCCATCGGGGGCCCCGGGGACGTGGTCGTCCGGCCCGGCGACCTGGCCGCTTACGGCTACGATGCGACGCCCGGGTACCGGGGGGTACCCGACGCAGTTGTCTTCGTGCGTTCGACGGAGCAGGTCCAGGAGGTCGTGCGCCTGGCGCGCCGCCACCGGCTGCCGGTGATCGCCCGGGGCAGCGGCACCAACCTGAGCGGCGGGACGGTGCCGGTCTCGGGCGGGATCGTGGTGGCGTTCGCCCGGATGAACCGCATCCTGGAGATCGACGAGGCCAATTTGACCGTCACCGTCGAGCCCGGCGTGTTGACCGCGCAGATCCATCAGGCCGTGGAGGAGCGCGGGCTGTTTTACCCGCCCGATCCCGGCAGCATGGCCATCTCCACCATCGGCGGCAATGTCGCGGAGAACGCCGGGGGGCTGCGAGGTCTCAAGTACGGCGTGACCGGCGACTACGTGATGGGGCTCGATGCGGTGCTCGCCAGCGGCGAGCTCGTGCGCACCGGCGGCAAGAACGTCAAGGACGTGGCCGGCTATGACCTGACGAGCCTCTTCGTGGGTTCGGAGGGGACGCTCGGGATCGTCACCCGCGTCACGTTGAAGCTCCTGCCGTTGCCCGAGTACCGCCGGGTGGCGGTGGCGACGTTCGGTGCGGTGGAGGCGGCTGCCCGTGCCGTGTCGCGTATCATCGCCGCCCGGATCGTGCCGGCGACCCTCGAGTTCCTGGATCGCGGGACCATCGGGGCGGTGGAGGACTACGCTCACGTGGGGCTGCCGACCGGGGTCGAGGCGATGCTCCTCATGGCCCAGGACGGGCCGCAGCCGGTGGTCGACCGCGACGTCGAGCGGATGGCGGTGCTGTGCCGGGAGGAGGGCGCCCTGGACGTGCAGGTGGCGGCGTCGCCCCAGGAGGGCGATCGGCTGATGGCGGCGCGGCGCTTCGCCCTGTCCGCTCTTGCCAGGCGCCGGCCGACCACCATCCTGGAGGACGCCACGGTACCGAGATCGCGCCTCGCCGAGATGGTGCGCGCCATCCAGCGAGCGGCCCGCCGGCACGAGGTCGAGATCTGCACGTTCGGCCACGCAGGAGACGGCAACCTGCACCCCACGTGCCTCACCGACGAACGGGACCCGGCGGAGATGGAGCGGGTCGAGGCGGCCTTCGAGGAGATCTTCGCAGCGGCCGTGGACCTGGGAGGCACCATCACGGGCGAGCACGGGGTGGGGCTGTCGAAGCGCTCGTACCTGGGCTGGAAGCTGGGAGAGACGGGGCTTGGGGTGTTGCGGGCCGTCAAGCAGGCGCTCGACCCCGAAGGCATCCTCAACCCCGGCAAGGTCGTACCCGAGACCACACGGCGGCGCCAGGTGGTGCGCAGCGCATGA
- a CDS encoding (Fe-S)-binding protein: MRANTTRGVAEPGAETTAPPAGAPGASGAGPTQAAAGGPAGSFGGVLGALLANARDLTYQCMRCGFCLPACPTYRETLLETEGPRGRIQLVRAAAEGRIGLLEIAAHLDLCIGCRACETACPAGVQYGAILEQVRPAIEERAPRRPVERWARTLGIGVVLGHPAGIRWARWGLWLYQRSGLAALVRATGLLRRLAPAMARLEEVLPRQPAPWVRTATHRPAGGAGAPRVAASPGGGVGRRRVAFFEGCVQSAALFEVNRAAVRVLRAAGFEVVVPQGQGCCGAVHAHAGQYERALEQARRNIAVFERVDADYVVNIAGGCGAAMKEYPEWFERERAARAAAAGGHGSPANGAAADGVPAAGGDGWVERARRLAARVRDFSELLADHPLPPMGPVDATVTYQDSCHLRNVQKIVSEPRRLLQRVPGLRYVELPGADRCCGAGGIYNLTQPAMSARVLEEKMEQVRATGASILAVANTPCHLQLLVGARSSGLAREGLKVRHIAEILDEALAKGPKGG, from the coding sequence ATGAGGGCCAACACGACTCGGGGCGTGGCCGAGCCGGGAGCCGAGACGACCGCCCCTCCTGCGGGCGCGCCCGGGGCATCAGGCGCCGGGCCAACGCAGGCGGCGGCCGGCGGGCCGGCCGGTTCGTTCGGGGGCGTCCTCGGTGCGCTTCTCGCGAACGCCCGGGATCTCACGTACCAGTGCATGCGGTGCGGCTTCTGCCTGCCGGCTTGCCCGACGTACCGGGAGACCCTGCTCGAGACCGAAGGCCCTCGCGGGCGCATCCAGCTGGTACGGGCGGCCGCGGAGGGCCGCATCGGGCTCCTGGAGATCGCCGCTCACCTGGACCTCTGCATCGGTTGCCGGGCCTGTGAAACGGCCTGTCCCGCCGGGGTGCAGTACGGGGCCATCCTGGAGCAGGTGCGGCCGGCCATCGAAGAGCGCGCCCCCCGCAGACCCGTCGAGCGCTGGGCCAGGACGCTCGGCATCGGGGTCGTCCTGGGGCACCCCGCCGGCATCCGGTGGGCGCGGTGGGGCCTGTGGCTGTACCAGCGCTCGGGGCTGGCCGCGCTGGTGCGGGCCACCGGTCTGCTGCGCCGGCTGGCGCCGGCGATGGCCCGCCTGGAGGAGGTGTTGCCCCGCCAGCCGGCGCCATGGGTCCGCACGGCGACCCACCGCCCGGCCGGCGGGGCCGGTGCGCCCCGGGTGGCCGCCTCTCCGGGAGGCGGGGTCGGGCGCCGGCGGGTCGCCTTTTTCGAAGGGTGCGTGCAGTCCGCCGCGCTCTTCGAGGTCAACCGGGCCGCCGTCCGAGTGCTCCGGGCGGCGGGGTTCGAGGTCGTGGTGCCGCAAGGGCAGGGCTGCTGCGGCGCCGTCCACGCCCACGCCGGGCAGTACGAGCGGGCGCTCGAGCAGGCGCGCCGTAACATCGCGGTCTTCGAGCGGGTGGACGCCGACTACGTGGTCAACATCGCCGGCGGCTGCGGCGCGGCGATGAAGGAGTATCCGGAGTGGTTCGAGCGGGAGCGGGCGGCCCGTGCAGCGGCCGCCGGGGGACACGGGAGCCCTGCGAACGGCGCTGCGGCGGACGGCGTCCCTGCGGCCGGCGGAGACGGGTGGGTGGAGCGGGCCCGCCGCCTGGCCGCACGGGTGAGGGACTTCAGCGAGCTCCTGGCGGACCATCCCCTGCCACCGATGGGGCCGGTGGACGCCACGGTCACGTACCAGGACTCGTGCCACCTGCGCAACGTCCAGAAGATCGTCTCAGAGCCGCGGCGCCTGCTGCAGCGGGTGCCCGGGCTGCGCTACGTCGAGCTCCCGGGAGCCGACCGCTGCTGCGGGGCGGGCGGGATCTACAACCTGACCCAGCCGGCCATGAGCGCCAGGGTGCTCGAGGAGAAGATGGAGCAGGTACGCGCGACCGGGGCCTCCATCCTGGCCGTGGCCAACACGCCGTGCCACCTGCAGCTCCTGGTGGGCGCCCGTTCGAGCGGCCTTGCGCGGGAAGGGTTGAAGGTGCGCCACATCGCGGAGATCCTGGACGAGGCCCTGGCAAAGGGGCCGAAGGGGGGCTGA